The Paralichthys olivaceus isolate ysfri-2021 chromosome 2, ASM2471397v2, whole genome shotgun sequence genomic interval AAGTCAGTGAGGTGCAGTCAGGATTAGATGCTATTAAAAAACTGTACCAACCTGAAGTTCTTTAATCTTCTTCTGAAGCTGAACAGAAAGTGATTGTTCATCCTCAATCTTGCTCAGAAGCTGGCTTGTTTCAAAGTCCTTCCTGTGTAGAGAAACATTTCATAAACATTGGGAAATAATTGTTAAACTGGTCataatttcctgtttgtgtATCACAGGCATTGAATGCATTGATATAATCAGTTTTGATAGTGAAGTAGTATTCTTTTAATATGGAGAACCGCCTGTAAACAGTACCCTGAGAATTTGATTATAGCTTCAGTACATCCAGACAAACCATGTTGGGTCAAACACAACTTCACTGTTTATATGAATGCTATTTCGCTCACTTCTTTAATTTTTCGTCAGATTGCTGCTTGTCGTTTTCCAGATCCATGATGGTTTCATGGGCCAGCTTCAGATCTCCCTCAAGCTTTCTTTTGGCTCGTTCAAGGTCCATACGAAGCTTCTTTTCTTGCTCCAGAGAACCTTCAAGCTGTTTTAACCGAGAAGGGGTGTTAAtcttttgaatttctttttcatgaaGACTAAAATCACAGTCTGTTATTATTACTCACATCGTCCACTTGCTGCTCCAGCTTCACTTTAGCCTTCGTCAGAGTGTTgactttgtcttcctctgcctGCAGATCATCAAGGGTCTGCTGATGAGCCTCTTGGAGAGCTTTCTTCTCTTTAGACAACTTTGCAATGGTCTCATCTTGAGAAGCCATTTCCTCCACCAGGTTTTTAACCTAAAGAGTTTTAATAAATTGTTAACATTTGATCACAGCATCTGAAACGTACATTGTTTAATAAACTGAATTTATGACCATCACCTTGTTCTCAGTGGCATGTTTCTCCTTTTCCACCTTGGCCAGGGTGAGCTCCAAGTCATCAATGTCTTTCTTCAGCTCGGAGCATTcgtcctccagcttcctcttcttTGCTGTCAACTCAGcattcatttcctcctcatcctccagtcTCTCAGACGTCTCTTTGACTTTGGCCTCAAGCTGGATCTTTGCTTTAATGAGCCCCTCACACCTTTCCTCAGCATCTGTGAGGTTTTCACCTTCCTGAAAGTAAAATCAAGCAAGTGATTGTTGAGGATATTTATtagaaacagacacaaagagcatGATGATCCAACTTACAGACTGCACTTGAAGCAGGAGATCGTTCTTCTCCTGCAGAAGAGAAaccatcttctcctccagctccttcttcTTGGCCAGAGCCTTCGCTAGCTCCTCTTTGGTCTTTTCAAAGTCCTCTTTCATTTGGGCCATCTCTTTCTCAGTCTCTGCACTCTTCAGCAGAGGCTTGATCTTGAAGTACACCTTCATCCATGGCCAGGTTTTGACATTCATGAATGAGCGGATGTTGTACTGGATAGCGTAAATGGCCTCCCTGGGGATGATCAAAGGAGTATCAAAATAAATAACCAGATTCACTTTacatttagaaaacaaatatgtgcctaaaaaaatatgtgtttaaaGTTAACTTTCAACAGCACCTGCGCTCTATCATCTTGACAAACTCCCGTCTCATGAGGAAACCTCTGCAGAGAGCCTGGGTCATTGTGACCAGGATAGCAAGTTTCTcatctctcatttcctccagaGTTCCCAGAAGACCAGCTTTGAAGAACACCTGTTATGAAGTATAAGTACTTTACATGATGTTTGTCTACACAATCAGGATTGctgtaaatgaaacaaacttAATGGATAAATTGATTACCTTTGTGTGTCCAAACTTGTACTGAGTATGGTCAACATCAATGGAGCCCAAGAGTTTCTCTGAAGCCTTCTTGTTGTCAATGAACTGTCCCTCAGGGATGACACTGGCATTCAATACTTTGTATCTGATTTGAGGGAAATTGATCATTAATTAATAGTTTCTTATGAAACTTTAacaatttcaaacattttgtaGAGTCTGTAGTAGTCACCTCTGCTTGAAGTCACCATAGACAATTCTGCTGGGGAAACCTTTCCTGCAGATCCTGATTCCCTCCAGCACACCATTACACCTGAGCTGGTGGATGACCAGGAAGTTCTCCATGAGAccttaaaaacatgtgaaattcAGTTCCCTGTCACATGGTGACAGTAGTCTTTATAGATGCATAAATGAATACTGATAGTGGGATTACCTGGAGTCTTTGATTCATTTGGAATCAAACAACGTACAAAATGAGGATGAGTGCTCCTCAGGTTAGTCATCAGCTTGCCCAAATTCTCCTGAAATACGGAAGAAGAATAACCTTTTTAGTAGCATTTAGGAATATAATGGTTCACATATTGTGGTACACTTATGTCTTTAGAGTGTTAATTGTGGTTCTTACCCTGAACATAGCAGATACTGTCTGAAAAGACCCACCCTTCTTCTTGCCAGCTTTTTTACCAGCACCTTCTGCTGGTAAATAGAATTTAATAATATACGTGAACAAATATTTTGACTTGGACTTTCTTGTGCTGTAGACAAATGAACTCCTCCATATTTGCTCTTAACAATGTGGTCCGTACCGTCTCCTGAAGCGTGTGATGCATAGAGGTGAGCCAGCAGTTTCACTGAAGACTTCTGGTACAGCTGAACCACTGAGTCGTTCAGGGGGTCTTTGTTCTTGTCCAGCCAGCCATTTACACTGTAATCAACAGTGCCAGCATAGTGCACTAGAGAGAAGTGGGCCTCAGCTTTGCCTTTAGTAGGTTTTGGTTTCTCAAAGGACTTGTTTTTACCAAGATGCTGGTCGTACAGTTTGTTCTTGAAGGTTATGTCTGTCGCCTTGGGGAACATGCACTCCTCTTCAAGGATGGAGAAGATGCCCATTGGCTGTTGTGaggaaattattatttaaaacaaaaaacttttgaGTCATCAgacagttttctgtttgtgaaCATACAGCAAGTGTCTCACCTTCTCAATAAGCTCAATGCAGGCAGCCAGATCCATACCAAAGTCAATGAACTCCCATTCAATTCCCTCTTTCTTGTACTCTTCTTGCTCCAGGACAAACATGTGGTGGTTGAAAAACTGTTGCAGTTTTTCATTGGTGAAGTTGATGCACAGCTGCTCCAAGCTGTTGTACTAAACAGGGGGAAATATCAAATTACATTAACACAAAATGAAGATCAAAATATTAATTCTTTTAGATTCGGTCCATCCTGACTTTAAAATGGAAACCTTGATCAAAATGATGTAAATGAAGCTTCTTAAGATTATGTTTCATCAGCCAAACAGACTTACATCAAAGATTTCAAAGCCAGCAATATCCAGGACACCGATGAAAGAGCTTCTTGGCTGCTTGGTGTCCAGCATCTCATTGATTCTGACGACCATCCACAAGAACATTTTCTCATAGACAGACTTGCAGAGAGCCATGACAGAATTGTTGACCTgattttacaaaagaattgtgaACATTAAGAATTATACTGTTAAAATGAGCAAAACATGCTTCTATGTTTATGGGATAAAACAAGAGATATCACTTAGAGAACTGTAATAAGAGGCTTTGTCAACATTAATTAAGAAGACTATCATCAGCATAAAAGAGGACCtggatatttaaaaaacatatttgtcgtGTCTGAGTtaatttcatctttttatcTCCACCTACCTGAGGGACAGTTTGACCTTTGGTCACAAACTCGTTCCCAACCTTCACTCTGGGGTAGCAAACAGCCTTAAGCAAATCAGCAGAGTTCAGACCCATAAGGTAGGCGATTTTATCTGCCActaaaaaacagaacacaaagtCATGGTTAAAATCCATAATACTGAGGTGACGTCATCAACGTAcctattcattcattctctcaatGAAAACCTGAGCTACAACATAGAAGCTCATGGTGTGTGGGTTTCATACCCTCAGTGCCGTCAGGCTCAGCCTGCTCCTCACGCTGCTTCTGCTTAAATTTCATGTTTCCATGATGCATCACAGCTCCAGTCAGCTTGAATATGCCGGCTTTCTCTTCTCCAGTGAAGCCCAGGATGTCAATAGCAGTCTGTGATAAAACAAAAGCTTCTGTTATTCTTGAGAATAAACACTCACTGCCTCCAGAAATATTTAACATCCTAACAGTCCTAACATCCAGGTACATGTAATCCCCTATAACACAAGTTACAACTGGAGTTCTAAGGTGAAGACActttcacttttcaaaataaagacagacgTGGATTTATTATCTCTTTCTCACCCTagcatcatttaaaaatcataGTAAAGTCATCCTTACATCAGTGGCAATGAATTCTTCAATGTCATCGATACTCTTGACAGTGATTTCACCCTGACTGATCATATGATAGTCATATGGATTTGTGGTGATCAGCAGAGCctctgcagaaacagaaataaaaaagatagaTACGAAATAAATCAGAACACATTCAGTTCATTCTCTTAATAAAGACAATGAATACAACATTATTCACTAATTTCACACCTATGAGCTCAGGTTTGTGTCCTGTTGTGAGCTGGTAGAAGATGTGGTAGCTCCTCTCAGCAGACAGCTGGAACGTAACTCGAGACTTCTCCAGCAGATCTATATGGGTTTAAGTTATTAACAATAAAGGAGCATCAGCCCTGAAGGATTTGACAGCACAATGAAAAAATAGTGCGTAAAAAGTTTTCACCAAGCATCTTACATGTTTCAATATCAGCTGAAGCCAGCTTTCCAGTTGAACCAAAATGAATTCTGATGAACTTTCCCTGTGAAGAAACAGGTTAAAATTCAAATCTAAATTCTGTCATATGGAATGATCATTGTCACAGAATagcaaacaatttaaaataagtTATATTAGAAAAAAACTTACAAAACGAGAGGAATTGTCATTCCTCACAGTCTTGGCGTTGCCATAAGCTTCCAACAGAGGGTTTGCGGCAATGATTTGATCTTCCAGTGACCcctaaacataaaaataatttgttctgCTTTTTACTCATCTTTTTATGACTTTAGATTTCATATAAATATTGTTTGACTTCTCTTACCTGCATTTTTCCAGAAGTATGTTCAGCTTTCTTTCCTCCAGCCACTGCGATTGTCGCAAAGTACTGGATGACACGTTTGGTGTTGACAGTCTTTCCTGCACCGGATTCTCCGCTGGGTTTTACGATGTGTAAAAAGtattataaatatacatttatgattattagaaaatatttataataagtAATTTTGCTACTGTTCCCAAGacctataaataaaaaattcacaCTTACGTAATCAGGATTGACTGGTTTTCTCTGTCTGTAAAATATCCAAACAATATACAAGTTTACTCCTAAAGTACAGCAGCTTTTATGGAGACATAGTaatttaaaaattaataaatacctTGGAGCATGAACTGATAGGCGTTATCAGAGATGGAGAAGATGTGGGGTGGAGCCTCaattctcttctttcctctgtatCCTGCTACAACCACTGAATCATACACTGGGAGCCACTTGTAGGGATTCACAGTGACGCAGAACAGCCCTGAGTAGGTCTGTAACAGTGTGAAGTAAATGTTGAAGATTAACTGATAGAGAGGTGGTGCACTGTTCCTCTTTACAAAGTTGATGcttcaggaggaaaaaaaaaccctaaaaCATACctatgacatcatcacaaaAAGGTATTTAAAGAATCCCTATGTAACTCTTCTTGAgtaacagcgccctctgcagccacattgGTGATTATCTCTGTGGGGCTCTGTGTCTGAGAGATTAGTTGGTTTTCATGTAGAGAGAAAGCTCGGACTGCATTGTCCCACTCATTGAACAGAAAAGAGAACTCCACGGTTGCTCTTCCTCATTATCTCAGATTTCCTGAAGGAGTCtttgctgaatattggagataaacactGGTTTTTAATGACCTCTATGTCTTTTCAACTGATCTACAGTTTATCATCAAACTGAACTTGCATACCCAACGTTACACAGAGCAATAACATccagggtgaggagtgggaatgaagGTAGCATCATTCTGCCGATTCTAAGTCAGTGAAAAATCCAACTAACGTCCGGTGGACAGATGAGCTCTTCAGTCAAAATCACAAAAGTTGGTTTGGAGAAAA includes:
- the LOC109638485 gene encoding myosin heavy chain, fast skeletal muscle-like isoform X2, which gives rise to MSGDPEMECFGPAAVYLRKPERERLEAQNTPFDAKTAYFVSEPGEMYLKGKLVKKEGGKATVETFTGKSLTVKDTEIFPMNPPKYDKIEDMAMMTHLSEPSVLYNLKERYAAWMIYTYSGLFCVTVNPYKWLPVYDSVVVAGYRGKKRIEAPPHIFSISDNAYQFMLQDRENQSILITGESGAGKTVNTKRVIQYFATIAVAGGKKAEHTSGKMQGSLEDQIIAANPLLEAYGNAKTVRNDNSSRFGKFIRIHFGSTGKLASADIETYLLEKSRVTFQLSAERSYHIFYQLTTGHKPELIEALLITTNPYDYHMISQGEITVKSIDDIEEFIATDTAIDILGFTGEEKAGIFKLTGAVMHHGNMKFKQKQREEQAEPDGTEVADKIAYLMGLNSADLLKAVCYPRVKVGNEFVTKGQTVPQVNNSVMALCKSVYEKMFLWMVVRINEMLDTKQPRSSFIGVLDIAGFEIFDYNSLEQLCINFTNEKLQQFFNHHMFVLEQEEYKKEGIEWEFIDFGMDLAACIELIEKPMGIFSILEEECMFPKATDITFKNKLYDQHLGKNKSFEKPKPTKGKAEAHFSLVHYAGTVDYSVNGWLDKNKDPLNDSVVQLYQKSSVKLLAHLYASHASGDEGAGKKAGKKKGGSFQTVSAMFRENLGKLMTNLRSTHPHFVRCLIPNESKTPGLMENFLVIHQLRCNGVLEGIRICRKGFPSRIVYGDFKQRYKVLNASVIPEGQFIDNKKASEKLLGSIDVDHTQYKFGHTKVFFKAGLLGTLEEMRDEKLAILVTMTQALCRGFLMRREFVKMIERREAIYAIQYNIRSFMNVKTWPWMKVYFKIKPLLKSAETEKEMAQMKEDFEKTKEELAKALAKKKELEEKMVSLLQEKNDLLLQVQSEGENLTDAEERCEGLIKAKIQLEAKVKETSERLEDEEEMNAELTAKKRKLEDECSELKKDIDDLELTLAKVEKEKHATENKVKNLVEEMASQDETIAKLSKEKKALQEAHQQTLDDLQAEEDKVNTLTKAKVKLEQQVDDLEGSLEQEKKLRMDLERAKRKLEGDLKLAHETIMDLENDKQQSDEKLKKKDFETSQLLSKIEDEQSLSVQLQKKIKELQARIEELEEEIEAERAARAKVEKQRADLSRELEEISERLEEAGGATSVQIEMNKKREAEFLKLRRDLEESTLQHEATAAALRKKQADSTAELGEQIDNLQRIKQKLEKEKSEFKMEIDDLSSNMETVAKAKANLEKMCRTLEDQLSEFKTRNEEHVRQLNDIGVQRARLQTENGEFSRQIEEKEALVSQLTRSKQAYTQQIEELKRHVEEEVKAKNALAHAVQSSRHDCDLLREQYEEEQEAKAELQRAMSKANSEVAQWRTKYETDAIQRTEELEEAKKKLAQRLQDAEESIEAVNAKCASLEKTKQRLQAEVEDLMIDVERANSLAANLDKKQRNFDKVLAEWKQKYEESQAELEGSLKEARSLSTEMFKLKNSYEEALDHLETLKRENKNLQQEISDLTEQIGETGKTIHELEKGKKTAETEKSELQTSLEEAEATLEHEESKILRVQLELTQVKSEIDRKLAEKDEEMEQIKRNSQRVIESMQTTLDAEVRSRNDAMRIKKKMEGDLNEMEIQLSHANRQAAEAQKQLRNVQGQLKDAQLHLDEAIRGQEDMKEQVAMVERRNNLMLAEIEELRAALEQTERGRKVAEQELIDASERVGLLHSQNTSLINTKKKLEADLIQIQGEVEDAVQEARNAEEKAKKAITDAAMMAEELKKEQDTSSHLERMKKNMEVTVKDLQHRLDEAENLAMKGGKKQLQKLEARVRELEAEVDAEQRRGADAIKGVRKYERRVKELSYQTEEDKKNISRLQDLVDKLQLKVKSYKRQAEEAEEQANSHLSRYRKVQHEMEEAQERADIAESQVNKLRVKSREIIKSKDTQE
- the LOC109638485 gene encoding myosin heavy chain, fast skeletal muscle-like isoform X1, with the protein product MSGDPEMECFGPAAVYLRKPERERLEAQNTPFDAKTAYFVSEPGEMYLKGKLVKKEGGKATVETFTGKSLTVKDTEIFPMNPPKYDKIEDMAMMTHLSEPSVLYNLKERYAAWMIYTYSGLFCVTVNPYKWLPVYDSVVVAGYRGKKRIEAPPHIFSISDNAYQFMLQDRENQSILITGESGAGKTVNTKRVIQYFATIAVAGGKKAEHTSGKMQGSLEDQIIAANPLLEAYGNAKTVRNDNSSRFGKFIRIHFGSTGKLASADIETYLLEKSRVTFQLSAERSYHIFYQLTTGHKPELIEALLITTNPYDYHMISQGEITVKSIDDIEEFIATDTAIDILGFTGEEKAGIFKLTGAVMHHGNMKFKQKQREEQAEPDGTEVADKIAYLMGLNSADLLKAVCYPRVKVGNEFVTKGQTVPQVNNSVMALCKSVYEKMFLWMVVRINEMLDTKQPRSSFIGVLDIAGFEIFDYNSLEQLCINFTNEKLQQFFNHHMFVLEQEEYKKEGIEWEFIDFGMDLAACIELIEKPMGIFSILEEECMFPKATDITFKNKLYDQHLGKNKSFEKPKPTKGKAEAHFSLVHYAGTVDYSVNGWLDKNKDPLNDSVVQLYQKSSVKLLAHLYASHASGDAEGAGKKAGKKKGGSFQTVSAMFRENLGKLMTNLRSTHPHFVRCLIPNESKTPGLMENFLVIHQLRCNGVLEGIRICRKGFPSRIVYGDFKQRYKVLNASVIPEGQFIDNKKASEKLLGSIDVDHTQYKFGHTKVFFKAGLLGTLEEMRDEKLAILVTMTQALCRGFLMRREFVKMIERREAIYAIQYNIRSFMNVKTWPWMKVYFKIKPLLKSAETEKEMAQMKEDFEKTKEELAKALAKKKELEEKMVSLLQEKNDLLLQVQSEGENLTDAEERCEGLIKAKIQLEAKVKETSERLEDEEEMNAELTAKKRKLEDECSELKKDIDDLELTLAKVEKEKHATENKVKNLVEEMASQDETIAKLSKEKKALQEAHQQTLDDLQAEEDKVNTLTKAKVKLEQQVDDLEGSLEQEKKLRMDLERAKRKLEGDLKLAHETIMDLENDKQQSDEKLKKKDFETSQLLSKIEDEQSLSVQLQKKIKELQARIEELEEEIEAERAARAKVEKQRADLSRELEEISERLEEAGGATSVQIEMNKKREAEFLKLRRDLEESTLQHEATAAALRKKQADSTAELGEQIDNLQRIKQKLEKEKSEFKMEIDDLSSNMETVAKAKANLEKMCRTLEDQLSEFKTRNEEHVRQLNDIGVQRARLQTENGEFSRQIEEKEALVSQLTRSKQAYTQQIEELKRHVEEEVKAKNALAHAVQSSRHDCDLLREQYEEEQEAKAELQRAMSKANSEVAQWRTKYETDAIQRTEELEEAKKKLAQRLQDAEESIEAVNAKCASLEKTKQRLQAEVEDLMIDVERANSLAANLDKKQRNFDKVLAEWKQKYEESQAELEGSLKEARSLSTEMFKLKNSYEEALDHLETLKRENKNLQQEISDLTEQIGETGKTIHELEKGKKTAETEKSELQTSLEEAEATLEHEESKILRVQLELTQVKSEIDRKLAEKDEEMEQIKRNSQRVIESMQTTLDAEVRSRNDAMRIKKKMEGDLNEMEIQLSHANRQAAEAQKQLRNVQGQLKDAQLHLDEAIRGQEDMKEQVAMVERRNNLMLAEIEELRAALEQTERGRKVAEQELIDASERVGLLHSQNTSLINTKKKLEADLIQIQGEVEDAVQEARNAEEKAKKAITDAAMMAEELKKEQDTSSHLERMKKNMEVTVKDLQHRLDEAENLAMKGGKKQLQKLEARVRELEAEVDAEQRRGADAIKGVRKYERRVKELSYQTEEDKKNISRLQDLVDKLQLKVKSYKRQAEEAEEQANSHLSRYRKVQHEMEEAQERADIAESQVNKLRVKSREIIKSKDTQE